A single region of the Zonotrichia leucophrys gambelii isolate GWCS_2022_RI chromosome 9, RI_Zleu_2.0, whole genome shotgun sequence genome encodes:
- the NEU4 gene encoding sialidase-4: MGSRHFPARTVLFERESSGVTYRVPALLYLPCGSKLLAFAEERLSADDAHANLLVLRRGSIYGTFVEWEDMRVLETATLQHHRSMNPCPLYDEFTGTLFLFFITVLGRTPEAYQIVTGQNVTRLCCVTSADQGLSWSTATDLTQQVIGATIKDWATFALGPGHGIQLRSGRLLVPAYSYHIDCKQCFGQLCKTTPHSFAFYSDDHGRAWRFGEFIPNLQSGECQLVSVDEEDGSNVLYCNARSPLGFRVQALSTDDGAVFHGGQLVQRLVEPPHGCHGSVIGFPAPLVYVPAASRDTGVPSRGSGCRLLPGALRGFGHPHTQQAGCAELPAEPREHCATPGQHGDAHSVTSVRGDSAATPSPTPFFQAPTWILYSHPTSPMSRVNMGVHLSTFPRDAESWTEPWVIYEGPSAYSDLACLQLPQRDAPLAGGTATAFACLYENGVRSPYEQISFSMFTLHDVLQNIPLTAAAPPRGKRKRKRRRSCFIS, from the exons ATGGGCTCCCGGCACTTCCCGGCGCGCACCGTGCTGTTCGAGAGGGAGTCCAGCGGGGTCACGTACCGAGTGCCCGCCCTGCTCTACCTGCCCTGCGGCTCCAAGCTGCTGGCCTTCGCCGAGGAGCGCCTCAGCGCCGACGATGCCCACGCCAACCTGCTGGTGCTGCGCCGCGGCTCCATCTACGGCACCTTCGTGGAG TGGGAAGACATGCGTGTGCTGGAGACAGCCACGCTGCAGCACCACCGCTCCATGAACCCCTGCCCGCTCTACGACGAGTTCACGGGCaccctcttcctcttcttcatcaCGGTGCTGGGCAGGACGCCCGAAGCCTACCAGATTGTCACCGGCCAGAACGTCACCCGCCTGTGCTGTGTCACCAGCGCTGACCAGGGCCTGAGCTGGAGCACGGCCACAGACCTGACACAGCAGGTCATCGGGGCCACCATCAAAG ACTGGGCGACGTTCGCGCTGGGCCCCGGGCACGGCATCCAGCTGCGCTCGGGCCGGCTGCTGGTGCCCGCCTACAGCTACCACATCGACTGCAAGCAGTGCTTCGGGCAGCTCTGCAAGACCACCCCGCACTCCTTCGCCTTCTACAGCGACGACCACGGCCGCGCCTGGCGCTTCGGCGAGTTCATCCCCAACCTGCAGTCGGGCGAGTGCCAGCTGGTGTCGGTGGATGAGGAGGACGGATCCAACGTGCTCTACTGCAACGCCCGCAGCCCGCTGGGCTTCAGGGTGCAGGCGCTGAGCACGGATGACGGGGCCGTGTTCCACGGGGGGCAGCTGGTGCAGCGGCTGGTGGAGCCGCCCCACGGCTGTCACGGCAGCGTCATCGGCTTCCCCGCACCGCTCGTGTATGTCCCCGCTGCCTCCCGGGACACCGGGGTGCCCTCCCGGGGCTCGGGGTGCCGGCTGCTCCCCGGGGCGCTCCGGGGGTTTGGGCACCCGCACACCCAACAGGCAGGATGTGCTGAGCTCCCCGCTGAGCCCCGTGAGCATtgtgccaccccagggcagcacGGTGATGCCCACAGTGTCACCTCGGTGCGGGGGGActctgcagccacccccagccccactcccttCTTCCAAGCGCCGACGTGGATCCTGTACTCGCACCCCACCAGCCCCATGTCGCGGGTGAACATGGGCGTCCACCTGAGCACCTTCCCCAGGGACGCCGAGAGCTGGACGGAGCCCTGGGTCATCTACGAGGGCCCGAGCGCCTACTCGGACCTGGCGTGCCTGCAGCTGCCGCAGCGGGACGCGCCCCTGGCCGGCGGCACCGCCACCGCCTTCGCCTGCCTCTACGAGAACGGCGTGAGGAGTCCCTACGAGCAGATCTCCTTCAGCATGTTCACGCTGCACGACGTGCTCCAGAACATCCCCCTGACAGCCGCTGCTCCCCCGCgggggaagaggaagaggaagaggaggaggagctgcttcATCTCCTAG